Proteins encoded in a region of the Alosa sapidissima isolate fAloSap1 chromosome 19, fAloSap1.pri, whole genome shotgun sequence genome:
- the LOC121693064 gene encoding heterogeneous nuclear ribonucleoprotein R isoform X2: MAAEVNGNSTPVKEDEEPMDITVAHTENYQTLIDAGLPQKVAASLDNIFQTGLVAYADLDERAIDALREFNEEGALSVLQQFKESDLSHVQNKSAFLCGVMKTYRQREKQGSKVQESTKGPDEAKIKALLERTGYTLDVTTGQRKYGGPPPEEVYTGSQPAVGTEVFVGKIPRDLYEDELVPLFEKAGAIWDLRLMMDPLSGQNRGYAFITFCNKDAALEAVKLCDNYEIRSGKYLGVCISVANNRLFVGSIPKNKTRESILEDFSKVTEGLTEVILYHQPDDKKKNRGFCFLEYEDHKSAAQARRRLMSGKVKVWGNPVTVEWADPVEEPDPDIMAKVKVLFVRNLATPVTEELLENTFSQFGKLERVKKLKDYAFVHFEDRDAAVKAMQEMNGKELEGEEIEIVLAKPPDKKRKERQAQRQTTRPTGYDDYYYYPPPRMPPPMRGRGRGGRGNYAYPPDYYGYDDYYDDYYGYDYHDYRGGYEDPYYGYDDGYVVRGRGGRVNRGAPPPPRGRGVPPPRGRGGYGQRGAPMGVSRGSRGGRGGPLPQQRGRGPRGTRGNRGGNVGGKRKADGYNQPDSKRRQTAHQNWGSQPIAQQPLQQGGDYSGEDARAAARA; encoded by the exons ATGGCTGCCGAAGTGAACGGCAATTCGACTCCGGTCAAGGAGGATGAGGAACCAATGGACATCACAgtagcacacacagagaattacCAGACACTCATTGACGCAGGACTCCCCCAGAAAGTAGCAGCAAGTCTTGACAATATCTTTCAAACAG GGCTGGTGGCATACGCTGACCTGGACGAACGGGCCATTGATGCTCTGAGGGAGTTCAATGAGGAGGGAGCCCTGTCAGTCCTCCAGCAGTTTAAAGAGAGCGATCTTTCCCATGTGCAG AATAAGAGTGCTTTTTTGTGTGGTGTGATGAAAACCTACAGACAGCGAGAAAAGCAGGGCAGCAAAGTCCAAGAATCTACTAAAGGCCCTGATGAAGCCAAAATAAAG GCTCTCCTAGAGAGAACAGGATACACGTTGGATGTTACCACAGGCCAAAGGAAGTATGGAGGCCCACCACCAGAGGAGGTGTACACTGGGTCCCAGCCTGCAGTTGGCACAGAG GTATTTGTTGGGAAGATTCCCCGGGATTTGTATGAGGATGAGCTGGTTCCACTCTTTGAGAAAGCTGGCGCAATCTGGGATCTGCGCTTGATGATGGACCCGCTCTCTGGTCAGAACCGAGGATATGCCTTCATCACGTTCTGCAATAAAGATGCTGCACTGGAGGCGGTAAAGTTG TGCGATAATTATGAAATCCGGTCGGGTAAATATCTTGGTGTTTGCATCTCTGTCGCAAACAATCGGTTGTTTGTTGGGTCAATCCCCAAGAACAAGACCAGAGAAAGCATTTTGGAAGATTTCAGCAAAGTAACAG AGGGCCTCACTGAGGTGATCCTTTACCATCAGCCAGATGACAAGAAAAAGAACCGAGGTTTCTGCTTCCTGGAGTATGAGGACCATAAATCTGCGGCTCAGGCCAGGCGCAGGCTTATGAGTGGGAAAGTGAAGGTCTGGGGCAACCCAGTCACTGTAGAGTGGGCCGATCCAGTGGAGGAGCCTGACCCAGATATCATGGCAAAG GTGAAGGTGCTATTTGTCAGGAACCTCGCCACGCCAGTGACAGAAGAGCTCCTTGAGAACACATTCTCCCAGTTTGGGAAGCTGGAGCGGGTGAAGAAGCTGAAGGATTATGCCTTTGTTCACTTTGAAGACAGGGATGCTGCTGTCAAG GCCATGCAGGAGATGAATGGGAAAGAGCTGGAGGGTGAGGAGATTGAAATTGTTCTTGCCAAGCCTCCTGAtaagaagaggaaagagaggcagGCACAGCGACAGACCACCAGGCCGACAGG GTACGATGATTATTACTACTACCCTCCACCACGCATGCCCCCTCCAATGCGTGGACGGGGACGTGGAGGCCGAGGCAACTATGCCTACCCACCCGATTACTACGGTTATGACGACTACTATGATGACTACTATGGTTATGATTACCATGACTACCGAGGCGGCTATGAGGACCCCTATTACGGCTATGATGACGGCTATGTGGTAAGGGGGAGGGGCGGCCGGGTGAACCGAGGGGCCCCACCTCCACCTCGTGGCCGCGGGGTCCCGCCTCCACGAGGCCGAGGGGGCTATGGCCAGAGAGGGGCTCCCATGGGTGTGTCAAGGGGGAGCCGCGGAGGCCGAGGGGGTCCCCTGCCCCAGCAGAGGGGCCGTGGACCTCGAGGGACCAGGGGGAACCGTGGGGGCAACGTGGGTGGCAAGCGGAAGGCAGACGGCTACAACCAGCCCGACTCCAAACGCCGGCAGACCGCCCACCAGAACTGGGGCTCCCAACCCATCGCTCAGCAACCCCTGCAACAAGGTGGCGACTATTCTG
- the LOC121693064 gene encoding heterogeneous nuclear ribonucleoprotein R isoform X1, with amino-acid sequence MAAEVNGNSTPVKEDEEPMDITVAHTENYQTLIDAGLPQKVAASLDNIFQTGLVAYADLDERAIDALREFNEEGALSVLQQFKESDLSHVQNKSAFLCGVMKTYRQREKQGSKVQESTKGPDEAKIKALLERTGYTLDVTTGQRKYGGPPPEEVYTGSQPAVGTEVFVGKIPRDLYEDELVPLFEKAGAIWDLRLMMDPLSGQNRGYAFITFCNKDAALEAVKLCDNYEIRSGKYLGVCISVANNRLFVGSIPKNKTRESILEDFSKVTEGLTEVILYHQPDDKKKNRGFCFLEYEDHKSAAQARRRLMSGKVKVWGNPVTVEWADPVEEPDPDIMAKVKVLFVRNLATPVTEELLENTFSQFGKLERVKKLKDYAFVHFEDRDAAVKAMQEMNGKELEGEEIEIVLAKPPDKKRKERQAQRQTTRPTGYDDYYYYPPPRMPPPMRGRGRGGRGNYAYPPDYYGYDDYYDDYYGYDYHDYRGGYEDPYYGYDDGYVVRGRGGRVNRGAPPPPRGRGVPPPRGRGGYGQRGAPMGVSRGSRGGRGGPLPQQRGRGPRGTRGNRGGNVGGKRKADGYNQPDSKRRQTAHQNWGSQPIAQQPLQQGGDYSGNYGYNNDNQEFYQDSYGQQWK; translated from the exons ATGGCTGCCGAAGTGAACGGCAATTCGACTCCGGTCAAGGAGGATGAGGAACCAATGGACATCACAgtagcacacacagagaattacCAGACACTCATTGACGCAGGACTCCCCCAGAAAGTAGCAGCAAGTCTTGACAATATCTTTCAAACAG GGCTGGTGGCATACGCTGACCTGGACGAACGGGCCATTGATGCTCTGAGGGAGTTCAATGAGGAGGGAGCCCTGTCAGTCCTCCAGCAGTTTAAAGAGAGCGATCTTTCCCATGTGCAG AATAAGAGTGCTTTTTTGTGTGGTGTGATGAAAACCTACAGACAGCGAGAAAAGCAGGGCAGCAAAGTCCAAGAATCTACTAAAGGCCCTGATGAAGCCAAAATAAAG GCTCTCCTAGAGAGAACAGGATACACGTTGGATGTTACCACAGGCCAAAGGAAGTATGGAGGCCCACCACCAGAGGAGGTGTACACTGGGTCCCAGCCTGCAGTTGGCACAGAG GTATTTGTTGGGAAGATTCCCCGGGATTTGTATGAGGATGAGCTGGTTCCACTCTTTGAGAAAGCTGGCGCAATCTGGGATCTGCGCTTGATGATGGACCCGCTCTCTGGTCAGAACCGAGGATATGCCTTCATCACGTTCTGCAATAAAGATGCTGCACTGGAGGCGGTAAAGTTG TGCGATAATTATGAAATCCGGTCGGGTAAATATCTTGGTGTTTGCATCTCTGTCGCAAACAATCGGTTGTTTGTTGGGTCAATCCCCAAGAACAAGACCAGAGAAAGCATTTTGGAAGATTTCAGCAAAGTAACAG AGGGCCTCACTGAGGTGATCCTTTACCATCAGCCAGATGACAAGAAAAAGAACCGAGGTTTCTGCTTCCTGGAGTATGAGGACCATAAATCTGCGGCTCAGGCCAGGCGCAGGCTTATGAGTGGGAAAGTGAAGGTCTGGGGCAACCCAGTCACTGTAGAGTGGGCCGATCCAGTGGAGGAGCCTGACCCAGATATCATGGCAAAG GTGAAGGTGCTATTTGTCAGGAACCTCGCCACGCCAGTGACAGAAGAGCTCCTTGAGAACACATTCTCCCAGTTTGGGAAGCTGGAGCGGGTGAAGAAGCTGAAGGATTATGCCTTTGTTCACTTTGAAGACAGGGATGCTGCTGTCAAG GCCATGCAGGAGATGAATGGGAAAGAGCTGGAGGGTGAGGAGATTGAAATTGTTCTTGCCAAGCCTCCTGAtaagaagaggaaagagaggcagGCACAGCGACAGACCACCAGGCCGACAGG GTACGATGATTATTACTACTACCCTCCACCACGCATGCCCCCTCCAATGCGTGGACGGGGACGTGGAGGCCGAGGCAACTATGCCTACCCACCCGATTACTACGGTTATGACGACTACTATGATGACTACTATGGTTATGATTACCATGACTACCGAGGCGGCTATGAGGACCCCTATTACGGCTATGATGACGGCTATGTGGTAAGGGGGAGGGGCGGCCGGGTGAACCGAGGGGCCCCACCTCCACCTCGTGGCCGCGGGGTCCCGCCTCCACGAGGCCGAGGGGGCTATGGCCAGAGAGGGGCTCCCATGGGTGTGTCAAGGGGGAGCCGCGGAGGCCGAGGGGGTCCCCTGCCCCAGCAGAGGGGCCGTGGACCTCGAGGGACCAGGGGGAACCGTGGGGGCAACGTGGGTGGCAAGCGGAAGGCAGACGGCTACAACCAGCCCGACTCCAAACGCCGGCAGACCGCCCACCAGAACTGGGGCTCCCAACCCATCGCTCAGCAACCCCTGCAACAAGGTGGCGACTATTCTGGTAACTATGGTTACAATAATGACAACCAGGAGTTTTACCAAGATTCTTACGGGCAACAATGGAAGTAG